A DNA window from Fragaria vesca subsp. vesca linkage group LG3, FraVesHawaii_1.0, whole genome shotgun sequence contains the following coding sequences:
- the LOC101307678 gene encoding F-box protein At5g07610-like has product MAKRKERKMSSTSLVYSEAAEAVANMEELLTQILESVPLRSLARFKCVSKHWQSLINNLRTLRNPRKKPQEVGFRLKKNRFQVLQEHPSGSSLLKINDRFRDDDVPRLKIIQSCNGLFLCRVPEGRSRKVNGYMVIRSQHRGVYVVNPTTKQLLRLCSPTSWFSTWESYSLAFEPSKSPHYTSVCVTAHHESSSSPGKVHIYSSKTRKWKHVTDMPSSPSYGEEPVYCNDAVHWIRDTTRLSFCNKTGNFFREESDVLHYFDIGEESFRVGAATPPVPMVVKNIQVKECRDGGKSPIEFPRMFHRYFGECSGRLYLIEIYSHCKTQFDVVEMEKDYSGWFVKYHVDLNPMALPQRDLDPFVILCLSCETERGKDDEVGDSSTILLLHMPGKVISYDLRNKNFMTSSEVAIEDTKMYHEFDNYPYMETLACV; this is encoded by the exons ATGGCGAAAAGAAAAGAAAGGAAAATGTCATCAACTTCACTCGTATACTCAGAAGCAGCAGAAGCCGTAGCCAATATGGAAGAGCTCCTGACGCAGATCCTTGAGTCGGTGCCATTACGATCTCTTGCTCGTTTCAAGTGCGTCTCCAAGCATTGGCAATCTCTCATCAACAACCTCCGCACCCTCAGAAACCCCAGGAAGAAACCCCAGGAAGTTGGCTTTCGTCTCAAGAAAAACCGATTCCAGGTCCTTCAAGAGCATCCCTCTGGATCATC GTTGTTGAAGATTAACGATCGCTTCCGAGACGATGACGTCCCTAGGTTGAAGATTATCCAGTCCTGCAATGGCCTCTTTCTCTGCCGTGTTCCTGAAGGCAGAAGCAGAAAAGTAAACGGTTACATGGTAATAAGAAGTCAACATCGTGGCGTATATGTTGTCAATCCCACGACCAAACAATTATTGCGTCTTTGTTCTCCGACCTCTTGGTTTAGCACTTGGGAAAGTTATTCTTTGGCTTTTGAACCTTCCAAATCTCCACATTACACGTCAGTCTGCGTGACCGCGCACCATGAAAGTTCTTCAAGTCCCGGAAAAGTACATATATATTCGTCTAAGACTCGAAAGTGGAAACATGTTACTGATATGCCTTCCTCCCCGAGTTACGGGGAGGAGCCTGTATACTGCAACGACGCAGTTCATTGGATAAGAGACACAACAAGATTATCATTCTGCAACAAAACTGGTAACTTCTTTAGGGAAGAATCAGATGTTTTGCACTACTTTGACATTGGTGAAGAAAGTTTTCGAGTCGGGGCTGCTACTCCTCCTGTTCCCATGGTTGTGAAAAACATTCAGGTGAAGGAGTGTCGTGATGGCGGAAAGAGTCCCATTGAGTTTCCGAGAATGTTTCATAGATACTTTGGGGAATGCAGTGGCCGTTTGTACTTGATTGAGATTTATAGTCATTGTAAAACTCAGTTTGATGTGGTGGAGATGGAGAAGGACTACTCTGGTTGGTTTGTCAAGTATCATGTTGATCTCAATCCGATGGCTCTTCCCCAACGTGATTTGGATCCTTTTGTTATATTGTGCCTTTCTTGTGAGACTGAGAGGGGAAAGGATGATGAAGTCGGGGATTCTTCGACTATTCTGCTGTTGCATATGCCCGGTAAGGTCATATCTTATGATCTCAGGAATAAGAACTTCATGACATCTTCTGAGGTAGCTATAGAGGATACTAAAATGTATCATGAATTTGATAATTATCCCTACATGGAGACTTTGGCTTGTGTTTGA